The following coding sequences are from one Ornithodoros turicata isolate Travis chromosome 1, ASM3712646v1, whole genome shotgun sequence window:
- the LOC135393563 gene encoding uncharacterized protein LOC135393563, translating into MRLHDTAAFRRYVRMSPEQFDYLLSLVKHRLEKHPQGRRALEPAHRLAITLRQEECLSLQILIIIYFLHLWAFVWDADIISIVDSCRYLASGSYLSSVAYSFRIGFTTIKRIVYETCTALWEELMPIYLPNPSPDVWAQSAKQFEERWSFPNCIGAVDGKHIIIEAPHRAGSMFYNYKGSHSIVLMAVADAKYKFLYADIGAYGSQSDGGVFKSCSLGKDLEAGRLGLPAARRLPGSSLEAPYVFVGDEAFQLRPDFLRPFPGADLDDTKRVYNIRLSHARRCVENAFGILASRWRIFRRPINVKVENVDLLVQACVVLHNFLRVQEETAPGREAYCPPGFADRNIDASDAEDGQWRNLLARNPANALEDLRPTLARRFSREAASVRNVFADYFVSAEGAVSWQWAKAGVKEPL; encoded by the exons ATGAGACTCCACGATACTGCTGCGTTCAGGAGGTATGTGCGCATGTCTCCTGAACAATTCGACTATCTGCTGAGCCTCGTCAAGCACAGACTGGAGAAGCACCCCCAGGGTCGTCGAGCTTTGGAACCTGCACACAGACTGGCCATCACACTGAGGCAA GAAGAATGTCTTTCCTTGCAAATATTGATTATTATATATTTCTTGCATCTGTGGGCATTTGTTTGGGATGCTGACATAATCAGCATTGTGGACTCATGCAGGTACCTGGCGTCCGGCAGTTACCTCAGCAGTGTTGCATACAGCTTCCGGATTGGCTTCACGACAATCAAAAGGATTGTGTATGAGACATGCACGGCGCTGTGGGAAGAGCTGATGCCAATCTACCTTCCC AACCCGTCACCAGATGTGTGGGCCCAGTCAGCGAAGCAGTTTGAGGAAAGATGGTCCTTCCCAAACTGCATTGGGGCTGTGGACGGCAAACATATCATCATTGAAGCCCCACACCGTGCAGGGTCCATGTTTTACAACTACAAG GGCTCCCACTCCATCGTCCTAATGGCCGTAGCCGATGCAAAGTACAAGTTTTTGTATGCGGACATCGGGGCATATGGGTCCCAGTCTGACGGCGGGGTTTTTAAATCCTGCTCGTTGGGCAAAGACCTCGAAGCTGGTCGCCTCGGACTCCCAGCAGCAAGGAGGCTTCCTGGTTCGTCCTTGGAGGCCCCTTACGTTTTTGTGGGAGACGAGGCCTTTCAGCTGCGCCCTGACTTCTTGCGGCCCTTTCCAGGTGCCGACCTCGATGACACCAAGCGTGTGTACAACATACGGCTGTCACATGCTAG GCGGTGTGTAGAGAATGCTTTTGGCATCCTCGCATCACGGTGGCGGATATTCAGGCGACCCATCAATGTGAAGGTGGAAAACGTGGACCTTCTGGTGCAAGCCTGTGTTGTTCTGCACAACTTTCTCAGGGTTCAGGAGGAGACAGCACCAGGCAGGGAAGCGTACTGTCCACCAG GGTTCGCAGACCGCAACATTGATGCCAGTGATGCCGAGGATGGCCAGTGGAGGAACCTGCTTGCCAGGAATCCTGCAAATGCCCTGGAGGACCTCAGACCGACGCTTGCAAGGCGTTTCTCACGTGAGGCAGCAAGTGTGAGAAACGTTTTTGCCGACTACTTCGTGAGCGCCGAAGGTGCAGTTTCCTGGCAGTGGGCGAAGGCTGGTGTCAAGGAGCCACTCTAG
- the LOC135378968 gene encoding uncharacterized protein LOC135378968, which translates to MPFYKNEGYLMDPNSTAGSSSKAILTALDMCKKSWKKLYDSFRRSYTTSKKAAASGAGLDDILEAEQSGEAHKWKFYSALLFLRDVVAPRRTICNRPQEQRAATIQDLAHMEPEVQLLQTLSIHKPAIQANTLLLVLLRT; encoded by the exons ATGCCATTTTATAAAAACGAAGGATATCTCATGGATCCTAACAGCACAGCGGGGAGTTCATCTAAGGCCATCCTGACTGCAT TGGACATGTGCAAAAAATCATGGAAGAAGCTGTACGACAGCTTCAGGAGGAGCTATACAACTTCCAAAAAAGCTGCAGCTAGTGGTGCAGGACTTGATGACATCCTTGAGGCAGAGCAGAGTGGAGAAGCCCACAAGTGGAAATTCTACAGCGCTCTCCTTTTCCTCAGGGATGTCGTCGCCCCAAGAAG GACAATATGCAACCGTCCCCAAGAACAACGTGCAGCGACCATTCAAGACCTTGCACACATGGAGCCGGAAGTTCAG CTTCTACAAACCCTCAGCATTCACAAACCTGCCATTCAGGCAAACACACTGCTCCTTGTACTACTAAGAACTTAA